One window from the genome of Candidatus Synechococcus calcipolaris G9 encodes:
- a CDS encoding DUF2283 domain-containing protein produces the protein MKVQYFSDTDTLYLTLQNKPSVESEEVSPDIILDFDADGNVVGITIDHASHKLDSLNLEAILASTAA, from the coding sequence ATGAAAGTTCAGTACTTTTCTGATACAGACACCCTCTATCTAACCCTACAAAACAAGCCCAGCGTTGAGTCGGAAGAAGTTTCTCCAGACATCATCCTGGATTTTGATGCAGATGGAAATGTGGTAGGTATCACCATCGATCATGCCTCTCACAAACTCGATTCCCTCAACCTAGAGGCAATTTTGGCATCAACCGCAGCGTAG
- a CDS encoding Uma2 family endonuclease produces the protein MLQAADHRLRPLTFDEYLAYDDGSDTRYELEDGELVEMPTESPENNQIAQRLYIELLKHLPYYLIAHKDTELEVSGRLARCRLPDLMVHTEASFTALKGASRAIITRDMPPPALAIEVVSPGIVNRTRDYRHKYTEYAARCISEYWIVDPEERQITACQWVEGVYESVSVMGQNPILSLVVPDLKLTADQLFDTSL, from the coding sequence ATGCTCCAAGCAGCAGACCATCGCCTCAGACCCTTAACCTTTGATGAATACCTCGCCTACGACGATGGTAGCGACACCCGCTATGAACTAGAGGATGGGGAACTGGTAGAAATGCCCACCGAAAGTCCCGAAAATAACCAAATTGCCCAACGGCTGTATATCGAACTCCTCAAACATCTGCCCTACTATCTGATTGCCCACAAAGATACCGAACTTGAAGTTAGTGGTCGCTTAGCCCGCTGTCGCTTACCCGACCTGATGGTGCATACTGAAGCCTCTTTCACAGCATTAAAAGGAGCTAGCCGAGCCATCATTACCAGAGACATGCCCCCTCCTGCCCTCGCGATTGAAGTAGTCTCTCCCGGTATAGTCAACCGCACCCGCGACTATCGCCACAAATATACCGAATATGCAGCTCGTTGCATTAGCGAATATTGGATTGTTGATCCAGAGGAACGGCAGATTACGGCCTGCCAATGGGTAGAGGGTGTTTACGAGTCGGTCTCAGTCATGGGCCAGAACCCAATTCTATCCTTGGTGGTTCCTGATCTAAAACTGACAGCCGATCAATTATTTGATACTTCTCTTTAG
- a CDS encoding element excision factor XisI family protein — MESDRTEVGVVNLLVEQGIDKKDIVLAYHAPYLHQYTEFGVD; from the coding sequence ATTGAAAGCGATCGCACAGAAGTTGGGGTTGTCAATTTGTTAGTTGAGCAGGGGATTGATAAAAAAGATATTGTATTGGCCTATCATGCTCCCTATCTACACCAGTATACTGAGTTTGGTGTGGACTAG
- a CDS encoding NAD(P)H dehydrogenase subunit NdhS, translating into MNLDTLTILPGTTVKVINPADTYYGFEGQVQRISDGRAAVLFEGGNWDKLVTFRLSELASNEATATNK; encoded by the coding sequence ATGAACCTGGATACCCTAACCATTTTGCCGGGTACAACCGTTAAGGTGATCAACCCCGCCGATACCTATTATGGGTTTGAGGGCCAGGTGCAGCGGATTAGCGATGGTCGCGCCGCCGTCCTATTTGAGGGTGGGAATTGGGATAAGTTGGTCACGTTTCGTCTATCAGAACTGGCCTCCAACGAGGCAACCGCCACAAACAAATAG
- a CDS encoding ABC transporter ATP-binding protein — MIDVEHLTKTYGSTLALRDVSFRAETGEILGLLGPNGAGKTTTMRILSGYLPATSGTAAIAGYDVHENPMAVRQRIGYLPENPPLYTEMTVESYLHFVGRIKGISSGDRPQQVNRALKSCGLEDRRKTIIRKLSKGYRQRVGIAQAIVHDPPAIILDEPTVGLDPRQIIEVRKLIQALAGQRTIILSTHILPEVSMTCDRAVIINRGEVVGVGKIDDLMHQLSGGYAYNLEVAGDPEQIQNTLGGISAIQTIEWYHNEELARHERYQLLITCQNDLGADIATALVHANLGLYEMRRSQANLEDVFLKLTTDDSASPLHPAMEGDAVDEHLEDDPDDQPLALEPPLNEDTHE, encoded by the coding sequence ATGATTGATGTCGAACACCTCACGAAAACCTATGGCAGTACCCTAGCTCTGCGGGATGTCAGTTTCCGGGCCGAAACCGGTGAAATTCTTGGGCTGTTGGGCCCAAATGGTGCGGGTAAGACCACCACTATGCGGATCCTATCGGGCTATTTGCCGGCCACCAGTGGCACAGCGGCGATCGCTGGCTACGATGTCCACGAAAATCCCATGGCCGTGCGCCAACGCATTGGCTATTTACCGGAAAATCCCCCCCTCTATACGGAAATGACGGTGGAGAGCTACCTGCACTTTGTCGGGCGTATTAAGGGGATCAGTTCCGGCGATCGCCCCCAGCAGGTAAACCGGGCCCTCAAAAGTTGTGGTTTAGAGGATCGGCGGAAAACCATTATTCGCAAACTCTCGAAGGGGTATCGGCAGCGGGTTGGCATTGCCCAGGCGATCGTCCATGATCCACCGGCAATTATTTTGGACGAACCCACCGTTGGCCTAGACCCCCGGCAAATTATTGAAGTTCGCAAGCTGATCCAGGCCTTGGCAGGCCAGCGCACCATCATTTTATCCACCCATATCTTGCCAGAAGTGAGTATGACCTGCGATCGGGCAGTGATTATTAACCGAGGCGAGGTGGTGGGCGTTGGCAAAATTGATGACTTGATGCATCAGTTAAGCGGGGGCTATGCGTACAATCTGGAAGTTGCCGGCGACCCTGAACAGATTCAAAACACCCTAGGGGGAATCAGTGCCATCCAAACCATTGAGTGGTACCACAACGAAGAATTAGCAAGACACGAACGCTACCAGTTGCTAATCACCTGTCAAAATGACCTAGGGGCAGATATTGCCACAGCCCTAGTCCATGCCAACTTAGGCCTCTACGAAATGCGCCGCAGTCAAGCCAACCTCGAAGATGTGTTCTTAAAGCTGACCACGGATGATAGTGCCAGCCCCCTCCATCCAGCCATGGAAGGAGATGCGGTGGATGAACATCTTGAGGATGACCCAGATGATCAACCCCTTGCCCTGGAACCCCCTCTGAATGAGGATACCCATGAGTAA
- a CDS encoding ABC transporter permease gives MSNVQQLQPKPTRGWFYPIRMIAANILAIYRRELQGYFLSPFFYVIAGVFWLLAGLFFAYIVTTVVQYVAQADLTQQQFGTPSQAIDVPQLILESYLGLLGSISQVILPMLSMGLYTEERKRGTLELLATSPITNWSVATGKLLAVVTFFATLILPLMVYEFITLRSTSPPLSPWLILAGHGGLILFAAMILSLGMFLSSLTDSAIVAAIMTFALLLILWILDALAKTTGGVVSEILTYLSPVEHFSSMTRGVVRTNSLILFGSYIFLGIYLTAQSIDAFRFQRN, from the coding sequence ATGAGTAACGTGCAACAACTTCAACCCAAACCCACGCGAGGATGGTTTTATCCTATCCGCATGATTGCAGCCAATATTTTGGCGATCTATCGGCGGGAACTCCAGGGGTACTTCCTTTCGCCCTTTTTCTACGTTATTGCCGGGGTGTTTTGGCTCCTCGCCGGGCTATTCTTTGCCTACATTGTCACCACCGTTGTGCAGTATGTAGCCCAAGCTGATCTGACACAGCAACAATTTGGTACGCCCTCCCAAGCAATTGACGTGCCCCAACTGATCCTAGAAAGCTATCTGGGGCTATTGGGGTCCATTTCCCAGGTGATTTTGCCCATGTTGTCCATGGGTCTGTACACGGAAGAACGCAAGCGAGGCACTCTGGAGCTTTTGGCCACCTCCCCCATTACCAACTGGTCGGTGGCAACGGGCAAACTGTTAGCGGTGGTAACGTTTTTTGCAACTCTTATTTTGCCCCTGATGGTCTATGAGTTTATTACCCTAAGGAGTACCAGCCCTCCCCTATCGCCGTGGTTGATTTTGGCGGGTCATGGTGGCCTCATTCTCTTTGCGGCCATGATCCTATCTCTGGGGATGTTTCTGTCTTCCCTGACGGATAGTGCCATTGTGGCGGCGATTATGACCTTTGCTCTCCTTCTGATTCTCTGGATTTTGGATGCCCTCGCCAAAACCACCGGCGGTGTCGTCAGCGAGATACTGACCTACCTATCCCCTGTGGAGCATTTTTCCTCCATGACTCGTGGGGTGGTGCGAACCAATAGTCTTATTCTCTTTGGTAGCTATATCTTTTTGGGTATTTATCTCACGGCCCAGTCCATTGATGCCTTCCGATTCCAACGCAACTAG
- a CDS encoding GldG family protein, with product MKRVSLPKKLPFSPSSQWLLGLAPLLLVAGIAAGVVTDTWNWLPMTLLALAGLCLLAWLVMEARVSGGFWGRRSTQVGTNALLSLVAVLVLLGVVNFLGDRYMVEFDLTENQNFTLAAETQEVITSLEEPVNILVFSANPNPSDRLLLEQYRRQSEGQVNFEFVDPQARPGLAQKYNIQRAGDVILEAGNTSRPLEGDLSETNLTPGILRVTSDRRTRAYFTTGHGEIPLTGEGSSLSEVAQALEQRAVEVEPLNLLETGNIPEDANVVIVAGPRQPFLELEENILEDYLKRGGSVLLMLDVDGNPGLTSLLSNWGLTLDSRWVIDGSGIGQQVGLGPDTVIVTQYGNHPITGKFAQGPSLFPRVQAVVVEPVDQDEVVDLVITGEQTWAEAEWQSGDLTFDEGVDTPGPLTLGVAISRPLAVPENGETLDKESRLVVFGDSEFASDRVLAYQGVNSDLFINSVLWLGDRDDQVLTVRARESPNRRLQMNVATSRWISVISLLILPLIGFGLAVVVWWKRR from the coding sequence ATGAAGCGCGTTTCTCTCCCCAAAAAATTGCCCTTTTCACCGTCTTCCCAGTGGTTGCTGGGCCTCGCCCCCCTGCTCTTGGTGGCGGGTATTGCGGCGGGGGTGGTGACGGACACCTGGAATTGGTTGCCGATGACCCTTCTGGCCTTGGCCGGTCTGTGTCTATTGGCCTGGCTGGTGATGGAAGCGCGGGTGTCTGGGGGATTCTGGGGGCGGCGATCCACCCAGGTGGGAACCAATGCCCTACTCTCGTTGGTGGCGGTATTAGTGTTACTGGGGGTGGTGAATTTTCTCGGCGATCGCTACATGGTGGAGTTTGACCTCACGGAAAACCAAAACTTTACCCTGGCGGCGGAAACCCAGGAGGTGATTACCAGCTTAGAGGAGCCGGTAAATATCCTCGTCTTTTCGGCCAATCCCAATCCCAGCGATCGCCTCCTCTTAGAACAATACCGTCGTCAGAGTGAGGGGCAGGTTAATTTTGAATTTGTGGATCCCCAGGCCCGCCCCGGATTAGCCCAAAAGTATAATATCCAACGGGCCGGAGATGTGATCTTAGAGGCAGGTAATACCTCCCGCCCCCTGGAAGGAGATCTTTCGGAAACCAACCTAACCCCAGGGATACTCCGAGTCACCAGCGATCGCCGTACCCGCGCCTACTTTACAACGGGCCATGGTGAAATTCCCTTAACGGGTGAGGGGTCTAGTCTTTCGGAGGTGGCCCAGGCTTTGGAGCAGCGGGCCGTTGAAGTCGAACCCTTAAATCTATTGGAAACGGGTAATATTCCTGAGGATGCCAATGTGGTGATTGTGGCGGGGCCCCGGCAACCCTTTTTGGAACTGGAGGAAAATATTCTCGAAGACTACCTGAAACGGGGCGGAAGTGTTCTGTTGATGTTGGATGTGGATGGCAATCCGGGTTTGACCAGCCTATTATCCAACTGGGGGTTGACCCTGGATAGTCGTTGGGTGATTGATGGTTCAGGGATTGGTCAACAGGTGGGCCTAGGGCCGGATACGGTCATTGTCACCCAGTATGGCAATCATCCCATTACTGGCAAATTTGCCCAGGGGCCAAGTTTATTCCCACGGGTGCAAGCCGTTGTCGTGGAGCCAGTGGATCAAGACGAGGTGGTGGATTTGGTGATCACTGGGGAACAAACCTGGGCGGAAGCGGAATGGCAATCCGGTGATCTCACCTTTGATGAGGGGGTTGATACGCCGGGGCCCTTGACCTTGGGAGTGGCAATTTCCCGGCCCTTGGCGGTTCCTGAAAATGGTGAAACCCTGGATAAGGAATCTCGCTTAGTGGTCTTTGGGGATTCGGAATTCGCCAGCGATCGCGTACTGGCCTACCAGGGGGTGAATAGTGATTTATTTATTAATTCCGTTCTCTGGCTGGGCGATCGGGATGATCAAGTTTTGACGGTGCGCGCGCGGGAGTCTCCCAATCGTCGTCTCCAGATGAATGTGGCCACCAGTCGCTGGATTTCCGTGATCAGTTTGCTGATTTTACCTTTAATCGGTTTTGGTCTGGCAGTGGTGGTGTGGTGGAAACGCCGCTAA
- the argS gene encoding arginine--tRNA ligase: MTSPLHLLQTRLEQGIHIAFGNEVSVPGPLIVPASQAKFGDYQSNICLPLAKTLAQDGSKPPSPRELAHRLVENLQVEDICEPVEIAGPGFLNFRLRTPYLETILRQRLGGDRLGIEPTHPPRRVVVDFSSPNIAKEMHVGHLRSTIIGDCIARILEFQGHGVLRLNHVGDWGTQFGLLIAYLKEVYPDALETADALDLGDLVTFYKQAKQRFDQDPEFQTAARQEVVHLQQGDATSTKAWQLLCDQSRREFEKIYQTLDICLEERGESFYNPFLPAVVADLETLGLLVVDQGAKVVFLEGFTNKDGQPQPLIIQKSDGGYNYATTDLAALRYRINQDGADWLIYVTDVGQSSHFAQVFQVARRAGWLPDSIQVEHIPFGLVLGEGGKRLKTRSGETIRLKDLLGEAVHRAKTDLEERLKSEDRQESPDFINQVAQVIGIGAVKYADLSQNRNSNYVFSYDKMLSLQGNTAPYLIYAYVRVQGITRKGEIDVNDLDLGKLQLRDETELLLGKHLVQLEETLNLVATELLPNRLCQYLFELSQKFNQFYDRCPILAADEPVRTSRLSLAHLTAKTLKLGLSLLGIATVDRM; the protein is encoded by the coding sequence ATGACTTCTCCTCTTCATCTTCTCCAAACCCGTTTAGAGCAGGGGATTCATATCGCCTTTGGGAATGAAGTATCGGTTCCTGGGCCCTTAATTGTCCCCGCCAGTCAGGCCAAGTTTGGCGATTACCAGTCCAACATCTGCCTGCCCTTGGCCAAAACCCTAGCCCAGGATGGCAGTAAACCTCCCTCACCGCGAGAGTTGGCCCATCGCCTTGTGGAGAATCTTCAGGTTGAGGATATTTGTGAGCCAGTGGAAATTGCCGGCCCCGGATTCCTGAACTTTCGGCTGCGAACCCCATACCTGGAAACGATTTTACGGCAGCGTTTAGGGGGCGATCGCCTCGGCATTGAACCCACCCACCCACCCCGTCGAGTTGTCGTGGACTTTTCCAGTCCCAATATTGCCAAGGAAATGCATGTGGGGCATTTGCGCTCCACGATCATTGGCGATTGCATTGCTCGCATTCTCGAGTTTCAGGGCCATGGCGTACTGCGGCTGAACCATGTGGGGGATTGGGGAACCCAGTTTGGCCTACTCATTGCCTACCTGAAGGAGGTCTATCCCGATGCCCTGGAAACCGCTGATGCCTTAGATTTAGGGGATCTCGTCACCTTTTATAAACAGGCCAAGCAACGTTTTGATCAAGACCCAGAATTTCAAACCGCGGCCCGTCAAGAAGTCGTCCACCTTCAGCAGGGGGATGCCACCAGTACCAAAGCCTGGCAACTCCTCTGCGATCAATCTCGGCGCGAATTTGAAAAAATCTATCAGACCCTTGATATTTGCCTAGAAGAACGGGGCGAATCCTTCTATAATCCATTTTTGCCCGCCGTTGTCGCCGACCTAGAAACCCTGGGCCTGCTTGTGGTTGATCAAGGGGCCAAGGTTGTTTTTCTGGAAGGGTTCACCAATAAGGACGGTCAGCCCCAACCCCTGATCATTCAAAAATCCGATGGCGGTTACAACTACGCCACGACGGATCTGGCCGCCCTCCGCTACCGCATTAACCAAGACGGTGCCGATTGGCTGATCTATGTCACGGATGTGGGCCAGTCCAGTCACTTTGCCCAGGTCTTTCAGGTGGCCCGCCGCGCTGGCTGGTTGCCCGATTCTATTCAGGTTGAACATATCCCCTTTGGCCTAGTGCTAGGGGAAGGGGGTAAACGCCTAAAAACCCGGTCAGGGGAAACGATTCGCCTCAAGGATTTGCTAGGGGAAGCGGTACATCGGGCCAAAACCGATCTAGAGGAGCGGCTCAAAAGCGAAGATCGCCAAGAATCCCCCGATTTTATCAACCAGGTGGCCCAAGTGATTGGCATCGGTGCCGTCAAATATGCAGATCTCAGTCAAAACCGCAATAGTAACTATGTCTTTAGCTACGATAAAATGCTCTCCCTCCAAGGGAACACCGCCCCCTATCTGATCTATGCCTATGTGCGCGTACAAGGAATTACCCGCAAAGGTGAGATTGATGTCAATGACCTAGACCTAGGGAAACTCCAGCTAAGGGATGAGACCGAGCTATTGCTAGGCAAACATTTAGTGCAACTGGAAGAAACCCTAAATCTAGTGGCGACAGAGCTACTACCCAATCGGCTTTGTCAATACCTTTTTGAGTTAAGCCAAAAATTTAATCAATTCTACGATCGCTGCCCCATTCTTGCCGCCGACGAACCGGTGCGAACCTCCCGCCTAAGTTTGGCTCATCTCACTGCTAAGACCCTAAAGCTGGGTCTCTCTCTCTTGGGGATTGCCACCGTCGATCGCATGTAA
- the petN gene encoding cytochrome b6-f complex subunit PetN, which translates to MDIISLGWVGILGVFTLSIAFVVWGRHGM; encoded by the coding sequence ATGGATATTATTTCACTCGGTTGGGTTGGTATTTTGGGTGTCTTTACCCTCTCCATTGCCTTTGTTGTCTGGGGTCGTCACGGTATGTAG
- a CDS encoding AAA family ATPase gives MEIQGITLTDFKIHRDRHFAFAPGINAICGDNGAGKTSIIEAIAWVLFDHADYPKAELIRAGSNSAKVRVVFTSAQDGCTYHIQRCTSQGYDIYDPQLKKQLGLKKKEDVGQWLQQHLGLGRDLKPSQLFSDVIGIPQGTFTADFLKTAADRKKVFDPILRVEEYKQAYERSRELRTYAHGQVTQLEQKIQAYQEQLKEWPQQKQAYRALDQEIHGDRQRLGELEQALQSLQGQRQALQIQAETLQQLQQTLVTLKRNRQQAQEQQRLYQEQYHQAQHSQGLCETHHPDYQRYGELQLLIQGLEQRLTARSSLQIQGQDLDNQFQQIQAQQLKIEFQLQAIATADAKIQELSPLLLRQQHIEQELHILATALKTAQTQATELRVLQEQQQRHLQTQNALDQEIEALHPQTVGADRLGDLEDQRQQRQNQITHRQAAQAFATELGALVQKGYQGRDRWYPQAEAILGLLRAELPSPILEQAIATIEQGRSEYDQLFSSLGQLYQALGDAPPLETLQADLRQLDQQIHQAQNAQRALATLGERQQQRHTLEVTLHQLQIQITILEKSLISANDLRDRQHQLEQELAQLDHPRTKIQMLQEQQEKTPQLQQAQGQLRAEQSQIREALCQVNQELTSLDSIEGERQQLFQEQQQVSHGYQIYLQHLAMAQTLVDRQGDLDRVLSQLTALDQDYLATETTLNQQSQTFDPAELAQLNQAYEQTQAQCHYLQGALPLKEAQRAQLQQALDQAQNLYEELQVAEHQLQEKRRILQFIHDARQIFNSSGPRISQYFISSISREGDRLIRELLNRPDVALTWTEDYDIRLQESGHWRTFKSLSGGEQMCAALAVRLALLKILVDMDIAFFDEPTTNMDQHRRQQLADALSHLKSFRQLFIISHDDAFETMTENIIRVER, from the coding sequence ATGGAAATTCAGGGCATCACCCTCACAGATTTTAAGATTCACCGCGATCGCCATTTTGCCTTTGCCCCTGGAATTAATGCCATTTGTGGTGATAATGGAGCCGGTAAAACCAGCATTATTGAGGCGATCGCCTGGGTTTTGTTTGACCATGCCGATTATCCCAAGGCAGAACTGATTCGCGCCGGGAGCAATAGTGCAAAGGTGCGGGTGGTTTTTACCTCTGCCCAGGATGGATGCACGTACCATATTCAACGCTGTACCTCCCAAGGCTACGATATTTACGATCCCCAGCTAAAAAAACAATTGGGCCTGAAGAAAAAAGAGGATGTGGGCCAATGGCTACAGCAACATTTAGGCCTAGGACGCGATCTCAAACCCAGTCAACTGTTCTCGGATGTGATTGGCATTCCCCAGGGAACCTTTACGGCGGATTTTCTTAAGACAGCGGCCGATCGCAAGAAAGTTTTTGATCCCATTTTGCGCGTTGAAGAGTACAAACAAGCCTACGAACGCTCCCGGGAGCTTCGCACCTATGCCCACGGCCAAGTCACCCAACTGGAGCAAAAAATCCAGGCCTATCAGGAGCAACTGAAGGAATGGCCCCAGCAAAAACAGGCCTACCGAGCATTAGACCAAGAAATTCATGGCGATCGCCAACGGTTAGGCGAGTTAGAGCAAGCACTGCAAAGCCTTCAGGGGCAACGCCAAGCCCTACAAATCCAGGCGGAAACCCTCCAGCAACTTCAGCAAACCCTGGTGACTCTGAAACGGAATCGCCAGCAAGCCCAAGAACAGCAACGGCTCTATCAGGAGCAATACCACCAGGCCCAGCATAGCCAAGGCCTATGTGAAACTCACCACCCCGACTACCAACGCTACGGTGAACTGCAACTCCTGATCCAAGGACTGGAGCAACGGTTAACGGCTCGCTCAAGCCTACAAATCCAAGGCCAAGATTTGGACAACCAATTCCAGCAGATCCAGGCCCAGCAGCTAAAAATTGAGTTCCAACTCCAGGCGATCGCCACGGCGGATGCCAAAATCCAGGAATTAAGCCCCCTCCTTTTGCGGCAGCAGCACATTGAGCAGGAACTCCATATCCTGGCCACAGCATTAAAAACGGCCCAGACCCAGGCAACGGAATTACGGGTATTACAGGAACAACAGCAACGCCATCTCCAGACCCAAAACGCCCTGGATCAAGAAATTGAAGCTTTGCATCCCCAAACCGTCGGGGCTGATAGGTTAGGAGACTTGGAAGATCAACGCCAGCAACGGCAAAACCAGATCACCCATCGCCAAGCTGCCCAAGCCTTTGCCACAGAGTTAGGTGCGTTAGTCCAAAAAGGCTATCAGGGCCGCGATCGCTGGTATCCCCAAGCAGAAGCCATCCTTGGTCTCCTTCGTGCCGAATTGCCATCCCCCATTCTTGAACAGGCGATCGCCACCATTGAGCAGGGCCGATCGGAATACGATCAATTATTCAGCAGTCTAGGGCAACTGTATCAGGCCCTAGGGGATGCTCCCCCCCTAGAGACTCTCCAGGCAGACCTTCGCCAACTGGATCAGCAGATTCATCAGGCCCAAAACGCTCAACGGGCCCTGGCAACCCTGGGGGAACGGCAGCAGCAGCGGCACACTTTGGAGGTAACCCTCCACCAACTGCAAATACAAATTACGATTCTCGAAAAAAGTCTGATTTCCGCCAACGACCTCCGCGATCGCCAACATCAACTAGAGCAAGAACTCGCCCAATTAGACCATCCCCGCACTAAAATTCAGATGTTGCAGGAACAGCAAGAAAAGACACCCCAACTTCAGCAGGCACAGGGGCAACTTAGGGCAGAACAAAGCCAAATCCGTGAGGCATTATGCCAAGTCAATCAGGAACTCACAAGCCTAGATAGCATTGAAGGCGAACGACAACAGTTGTTCCAGGAACAGCAGCAGGTCAGCCATGGCTATCAAATTTATCTGCAACACCTGGCCATGGCACAAACCCTCGTAGATCGCCAGGGGGACTTAGATCGGGTTCTGAGTCAATTAACGGCCCTTGATCAGGACTACCTGGCCACAGAAACCACCTTAAATCAACAGTCTCAGACCTTTGATCCAGCCGAACTTGCCCAGCTAAATCAAGCCTACGAGCAGACTCAAGCCCAATGCCACTATCTCCAGGGAGCCTTACCCCTAAAAGAAGCCCAACGGGCCCAACTACAACAGGCCCTTGATCAGGCCCAGAACCTTTATGAGGAACTGCAAGTTGCTGAACATCAACTGCAAGAAAAGCGACGAATTCTGCAATTCATTCATGATGCCCGACAAATTTTCAATAGTAGTGGCCCTCGGATTAGTCAGTATTTCATTAGTAGTATTTCCCGCGAGGGCGATCGCCTGATTCGGGAACTCCTCAATCGCCCAGATGTGGCCTTGACCTGGACAGAGGACTATGACATTCGGCTTCAGGAGAGTGGCCATTGGCGCACATTTAAGAGTTTATCTGGGGGGGAACAGATGTGTGCGGCCCTAGCGGTGCGTTTAGCACTCTTAAAAATTTTAGTGGATATGGATATTGCCTTTTTTGATGAACCCACCACCAATATGGATCAGCACCGTCGGCAACAGCTTGCGGATGCCCTAAGTCACCTAAAGAGTTTCCGTCAGCTATTTATTATTAGCCATGATGATGCCTTTGAAACCATGACTGAAAACATTATTCGCGTGGAACGGTAA